In Streptomyces sp. NBC_00306, a single genomic region encodes these proteins:
- a CDS encoding tetratricopeptide repeat protein, whose protein sequence is MSQQTSEAPQAPRGGLRRRLAVGLGAVGVALAISAGAVVLGGDGQEPAAPLGGAAVIGADVRALETHLKSRPKDDRGWATLGSARVEEARTSGDPAGYPRAADAFERSLKLRREGNDAALAGRAALAAARHDFTGALRDAGQALAVNPYSEQALAVRIDALVELGRYDQALKAAEEADLKRPGIPAFTRLAYVLELRGDTKGASRVLTLAMTSATAPGDIAYVATALGQLTWSQGQYDTALKHCATALRAEPRNIAALECRARTHAAQGKTAEAIREYEAIVARYPLPGQLVALGELYEAAGKDAEARRQYALIGTWASLARAGGVNPDLDTALAAADHGDKAVALKAAQAEWQRRRTVHTADALGWALYRNGRAKDALPYARKATATGYRNAAFLYHLGMVEQAAGAKAPARRSLTRALSLNPGFSPLAPAEIRRTLKNSAKETS, encoded by the coding sequence ATGTCTCAGCAGACCAGCGAAGCCCCCCAGGCACCCCGGGGCGGCCTCCGGCGGCGGTTGGCCGTCGGGCTGGGAGCCGTCGGGGTGGCGCTGGCGATCAGCGCGGGCGCCGTCGTGCTGGGCGGCGACGGGCAGGAGCCGGCGGCACCCCTCGGCGGCGCCGCCGTCATCGGGGCGGACGTACGGGCCCTCGAAACACATCTGAAGAGCCGGCCCAAGGACGACCGGGGCTGGGCGACGCTCGGTTCGGCCCGTGTCGAGGAGGCACGGACCTCCGGCGACCCGGCCGGCTACCCGCGTGCCGCCGACGCCTTCGAACGGTCGCTGAAGCTGCGGCGCGAGGGCAATGACGCGGCCCTCGCCGGACGGGCTGCGCTGGCGGCCGCCCGGCACGACTTCACCGGCGCACTGCGGGACGCCGGGCAGGCGCTGGCGGTCAATCCGTACAGCGAACAGGCGCTGGCGGTACGCATCGACGCGCTCGTCGAACTCGGCCGCTACGACCAGGCGTTGAAGGCTGCCGAGGAGGCGGACCTCAAGCGTCCCGGCATACCGGCCTTCACACGTCTCGCCTATGTGCTCGAACTGCGCGGCGACACCAAGGGCGCGAGCCGCGTCCTCACCCTGGCCATGACGTCCGCCACCGCCCCCGGCGACATCGCCTACGTCGCCACCGCACTCGGCCAGCTCACCTGGTCCCAGGGGCAGTACGACACGGCGCTGAAGCACTGCGCCACGGCGCTGCGCGCCGAGCCGAGGAACATCGCGGCGCTGGAATGCCGGGCCCGGACGCACGCGGCCCAGGGGAAGACGGCCGAGGCGATCCGTGAGTACGAGGCGATCGTCGCCCGCTACCCGCTCCCCGGCCAACTCGTCGCGCTCGGCGAGCTGTACGAGGCCGCGGGGAAGGACGCCGAGGCTCGCCGGCAGTACGCGCTGATCGGCACCTGGGCGTCGCTCGCCCGCGCGGGCGGGGTGAACCCGGATCTGGACACGGCGCTCGCCGCCGCCGACCACGGTGACAAGGCGGTCGCCCTCAAGGCCGCGCAGGCCGAATGGCAGCGGCGCAGGACCGTGCACACGGCCGACGCGCTCGGCTGGGCGCTGTACCGCAACGGCCGTGCGAAGGACGCGCTGCCGTACGCACGCAAGGCCACGGCGACCGGCTACCGCAACGCCGCGTTCCTCTACCACCTGGGGATGGTCGAGCAGGCGGCCGGTGCGAAGGCGCCCGCCCGCCGCTCCCTCACCCGGGCCCTCTCGCTCAACCCCGGTTTCTCGCCGCTCGCTCCGGCCGAGATCCGGCGCACCCTGAAGAACAGCGCCAAGGAGACGTCATGA
- a CDS encoding serine/threonine-protein kinase, translating to MGARVPENQLIAGRYRLLSPLGEGGMGVVWRARDEVLAREVAVKEVRAPAGLGTADERRLYQRLEREAWAAGRISHRNVVTVYDVATEDGRPWIVMELVRGLALSDVLEAEGPLTPQRAAHVGAEVLAALRAAHEAGVLHRDVKPGNVLVANDGRVVLTDFGIATVEGTSNLTMTGELIGSPEFLAPERALGRNPGPESDLWSLGVLLYAAVEGITPFRQNTPLSTLRAVVDEELPPPRRAAELTPVIAGLLRKDPADRLPADEAERMLRVVGAGGTARTSVPPVSGPYSPTMTSTSPGTPPPTGPGRPVPATAGLAATAPTPAPRQGHPRRAKVALAAGIAVLLLAAGGLAWALAGNDKGNGNGTNAGDDGGGTGTSGAATAGTAGTGSSPDATGGDTGTETEDGGSGGDGGATGGNGASTHDRPQTVSVHISTVHDSYAGTCPPPEAEAPAFRATITVGRVPAAVEYRWATESGKGSDTGWKTLRFGSGDGKQREINHIERNYRNDAAGDTYHDRIRVEIRKPVEARSGWVDFSVTCDEESPSGGDSSSPDGESYSPDTGGGADVADPADPVDSAAAAVGRTGLTRAR from the coding sequence ATGGGGGCTCGCGTGCCCGAGAATCAACTGATCGCCGGGCGTTACCGACTGCTGAGCCCTCTGGGCGAAGGCGGTATGGGTGTGGTGTGGCGCGCCCGCGACGAGGTGCTGGCCCGCGAGGTCGCGGTCAAGGAGGTGCGGGCGCCCGCCGGTCTGGGCACCGCGGACGAGCGCCGGCTCTACCAGCGCCTGGAGCGGGAGGCGTGGGCCGCGGGCCGGATCTCGCACCGCAATGTGGTCACCGTCTACGACGTGGCCACCGAGGACGGCCGCCCGTGGATCGTGATGGAACTGGTCCGCGGGCTCGCCCTGTCCGACGTCCTGGAGGCGGAGGGCCCGCTCACCCCGCAGCGTGCGGCCCACGTCGGCGCCGAGGTGCTCGCCGCGCTGCGCGCCGCGCACGAGGCGGGCGTACTGCATCGCGATGTGAAGCCGGGAAACGTCCTCGTCGCCAACGACGGACGGGTGGTGCTCACCGACTTCGGCATCGCGACGGTCGAGGGCACCTCCAACCTCACGATGACGGGCGAGCTCATCGGCTCGCCCGAATTCCTCGCACCCGAGCGGGCACTCGGCCGCAACCCGGGTCCGGAGTCCGACCTCTGGTCCCTCGGCGTCCTGCTGTACGCGGCCGTCGAGGGCATCACCCCGTTCCGCCAGAACACTCCGCTGAGCACCCTGCGGGCCGTAGTGGACGAGGAGTTGCCGCCTCCGCGCCGGGCCGCTGAGCTGACACCGGTGATCGCCGGGCTGCTGCGCAAGGACCCGGCGGACCGGCTCCCGGCGGACGAGGCCGAGCGGATGCTACGGGTGGTGGGCGCGGGCGGGACGGCGCGGACGTCCGTACCGCCGGTGTCGGGTCCGTACAGCCCCACGATGACGTCCACGTCGCCGGGCACTCCCCCGCCCACCGGACCGGGACGGCCGGTGCCAGCGACGGCGGGCCTGGCTGCCACGGCGCCGACTCCCGCTCCGCGGCAGGGACATCCCCGTCGGGCGAAGGTGGCACTGGCCGCGGGCATCGCGGTTCTGCTGCTCGCCGCCGGCGGTCTGGCCTGGGCGCTGGCCGGTAACGACAAGGGCAACGGCAACGGCACGAACGCGGGCGACGACGGGGGCGGCACCGGAACTTCCGGCGCCGCGACCGCGGGTACCGCCGGCACCGGCAGTTCGCCCGACGCCACCGGTGGCGACACCGGCACGGAGACGGAAGACGGCGGGAGCGGCGGCGACGGCGGTGCGACGGGAGGCAACGGCGCGTCGACGCACGACCGTCCGCAGACCGTCTCGGTCCACATCAGCACCGTGCACGACAGCTATGCGGGCACCTGCCCGCCACCGGAGGCCGAGGCTCCGGCCTTCCGGGCGACCATCACGGTCGGCCGGGTGCCCGCCGCCGTCGAGTACCGCTGGGCCACCGAGAGCGGCAAGGGCTCCGACACGGGCTGGAAGACCCTGCGGTTCGGCTCGGGGGACGGAAAGCAGCGGGAGATCAACCACATCGAACGGAACTACCGGAACGACGCGGCGGGCGACACGTACCACGACCGGATCCGCGTGGAGATCCGGAAACCGGTCGAGGCACGGTCCGGTTGGGTCGACTTCTCGGTCACCTGCGACGAGGAGTCCCCGTCGGGCGGGGACTCCTCGTCGCCGGACGGGGAGTCCTACTCGCCCGACACCGGAGGCGGCGCGGACGTGGCGGACCCGGCTGACCCGGTGGACAGCGCGGCTGCCGCGGTCGGACGGACAGGGCTCACACGCGCGAGGTGA
- a CDS encoding glycosyltransferase family 2 protein yields the protein MSSVLHPAAPGQDPSVNEVSRISAVYRPISSHLAITPPVSVVIPAMNEAENLPYVFKTLPHWIHEVVLVDGNSSDNTVEVARELWPDVKVVKQAGKGKGDALISGFAACTGDIIVMVDADGSADGNEIVSYVSALVSGADFAKGSRFANGGGTDDMTPIRKLGNRILCAVVNAKFGARYTDLCYGYNAFWKHCLGDIDLDCTGFEIETLMNIRVVKAGLRVQEVPSHEYLRIHGVSNLRAVRDGLRVLKVILKEKGARRAQRTRHAAAPDVTVPRGETS from the coding sequence ATGAGCTCAGTCCTGCACCCGGCCGCTCCGGGGCAAGATCCGTCGGTGAACGAAGTGAGCCGTATATCTGCCGTCTACCGGCCGATCTCGTCCCATCTCGCCATCACACCGCCGGTCAGCGTCGTGATTCCCGCAATGAACGAGGCGGAGAATCTGCCGTACGTCTTCAAGACACTTCCGCACTGGATTCACGAAGTCGTCCTGGTCGACGGCAATTCCAGTGACAACACCGTCGAGGTCGCCCGCGAACTGTGGCCGGACGTCAAGGTCGTCAAACAGGCCGGCAAGGGCAAAGGGGATGCCCTGATCAGCGGATTCGCCGCCTGCACCGGCGACATCATCGTCATGGTCGACGCGGACGGTTCGGCCGACGGAAACGAGATCGTCTCCTATGTCTCGGCGCTCGTCTCGGGAGCCGACTTCGCCAAGGGTTCGCGTTTCGCCAACGGCGGCGGCACCGACGACATGACACCGATCCGCAAGCTCGGCAACCGGATTCTGTGCGCCGTCGTCAACGCCAAGTTCGGGGCGAGATACACCGACCTCTGCTACGGCTACAACGCCTTCTGGAAACACTGCCTCGGCGACATCGACCTCGACTGCACCGGGTTCGAGATCGAGACCCTGATGAACATCCGCGTCGTCAAGGCCGGCCTGCGGGTCCAGGAGGTTCCCAGCCACGAGTACCTGCGCATCCACGGCGTCAGCAATCTGCGCGCCGTCCGGGACGGCCTGCGTGTGCTCAAGGTGATCCTCAAGGAGAAGGGCGCGCGCCGCGCCCAGCGCACCCGCCACGCGGCGGCGCCCGACGTGACGGTCCCCCGGGGAGAGACGTCTTGA
- a CDS encoding HoxN/HupN/NixA family nickel/cobalt transporter gives MSTVSRARTLRKRIAVVGTLVAGLFLVFAGTAAAHPLGNFTVNRYDGLVVARGELRVDHVEDLAEIPTAQIDPGVRTPAKLPGWAAARCATAAREARAEVNGRAVALRTGASRADIRPGQAGLATLRLECELTAALPDGEAAVSFRAPGGDGGPGWREVTARGDRMTLAESDVPRESLSRRLSEYPEDRLASPPDRTKAALEVVPGGPALASDGDEEGAGPASVLPRGADRWTQALTGLVERRDLTLPFAALALATAIALGAMHALAPGHGKTLMAAAAAAGGRNSVREVLTLGISVTVTHTLGVFALGALVAAGSAAAPSVVAWLGVASGALVALAGAALVLRAWRRRGRPHHHHHHGHGHDHGHAHGHDHHGDGHSHGHAHHGHGHSHDHHGHPHSLPGEKRRGLRGTLLLGFAGGMVPSPSAVVVLVGAAALGHAWFGFLLVLAYGAGLALTLAAAGFLVVRVGAGAAKRLAERKRRGGRVLALAHRAAPIGTAFVVFVLGCGLVFRGAAAAWS, from the coding sequence ATGAGCACGGTGAGCAGGGCACGGACCCTGAGGAAGCGCATCGCCGTCGTCGGCACGCTGGTCGCCGGACTGTTCCTCGTCTTCGCGGGGACGGCGGCCGCCCACCCGCTCGGCAACTTCACCGTCAACCGTTACGACGGACTGGTCGTCGCCCGGGGCGAGTTGAGGGTCGACCACGTCGAGGACCTGGCGGAGATCCCGACCGCCCAGATCGATCCGGGTGTGCGGACGCCCGCGAAGCTTCCCGGCTGGGCGGCTGCGCGCTGTGCGACCGCGGCGCGCGAAGCCCGCGCGGAGGTGAACGGCCGCGCGGTGGCGCTCAGGACCGGCGCGAGCCGGGCCGACATACGCCCCGGGCAGGCCGGTCTGGCGACGCTGCGGCTGGAGTGCGAACTGACGGCCGCCCTGCCGGACGGCGAAGCGGCCGTCTCCTTCCGGGCCCCGGGCGGCGACGGGGGGCCGGGCTGGCGTGAGGTCACGGCGCGCGGCGACCGGATGACGCTCGCGGAGTCCGACGTGCCGCGGGAATCGCTGTCCCGGCGGTTGTCCGAGTACCCCGAGGACCGGCTGGCCTCTCCCCCCGACCGTACGAAGGCCGCGCTCGAGGTGGTGCCCGGTGGCCCCGCCCTGGCCTCCGACGGTGACGAGGAGGGCGCGGGCCCCGCCTCCGTACTGCCGCGTGGCGCGGACCGGTGGACGCAGGCCCTGACCGGGCTGGTCGAGCGGCGCGATCTCACCCTGCCGTTCGCCGCCCTCGCTCTGGCGACGGCGATCGCGCTGGGCGCCATGCACGCGCTTGCTCCCGGCCACGGCAAGACCCTGATGGCCGCCGCGGCAGCGGCCGGCGGGCGCAACTCGGTACGTGAGGTACTCACACTCGGCATCTCGGTCACCGTCACCCACACCCTCGGGGTGTTCGCGCTGGGGGCGCTGGTGGCGGCGGGCTCGGCGGCGGCGCCGTCGGTCGTCGCCTGGCTGGGTGTGGCGAGCGGCGCGCTCGTCGCGCTGGCCGGGGCCGCGCTCGTCCTGCGGGCATGGCGTCGCCGTGGCCGACCGCACCACCACCATCACCACGGTCACGGACATGACCACGGACATGCGCACGGACACGACCACCACGGGGACGGGCACTCGCACGGCCACGCGCATCACGGCCACGGCCACTCCCATGACCACCACGGCCACCCGCACAGCCTGCCGGGCGAGAAGCGGCGCGGGCTGCGCGGCACCCTGCTCCTCGGGTTCGCCGGGGGCATGGTGCCGAGCCCCTCCGCCGTCGTCGTCCTCGTCGGCGCGGCCGCCCTCGGCCATGCCTGGTTCGGCTTCCTGCTCGTCCTCGCCTACGGCGCGGGTCTCGCCCTGACGCTGGCCGCCGCCGGATTCCTCGTCGTGCGAGTCGGCGCGGGAGCGGCGAAGCGCCTCGCGGAACGCAAACGCCGCGGTGGCAGGGTCCTCGCCCTCGCCCATCGGGCCGCACCCATCGGTACGGCGTTCGTGGTGTTCGTCCTGGGATGCGGATTGGTGTTCAGGGGGGCCGCAGCGGCCTGGAGTTGA
- a CDS encoding SGNH/GDSL hydrolase family protein, which produces MKLSRIAAFSSSLLLGAVLALTGAGQAQADDRALALDYVALGDSYSSGVGAGSYDSASGNCKRSTRAYPKLWAAAHSPSSFAFTACSGARTGDVLSGQLAPLNSATDLVSITIGGNDAGFSDVMTTCVLQSEATCINRINQARSYVNTTLPGQLDSVYTAISSRAPSAQVVVLGYPRFYKLGGSCLAGLSENERSAINSAADYLNAAIAKRAANHGYDFADVVPAFTGHEICSGSAWLHSVNWLNIGESYHPTAAGQSGGYLPSFTSRV; this is translated from the coding sequence ATGAAACTGTCCCGAATCGCGGCATTCTCATCCTCACTCCTCCTCGGCGCCGTTCTCGCTCTCACCGGAGCCGGACAGGCGCAGGCCGACGACCGAGCCCTCGCCCTTGACTACGTGGCGCTGGGCGACTCCTACTCATCCGGAGTCGGAGCCGGCAGCTACGACAGCGCCAGCGGCAACTGCAAGCGCAGCACCCGCGCCTACCCCAAGCTCTGGGCCGCCGCCCATTCACCCTCGTCGTTCGCGTTCACCGCTTGCTCGGGCGCTCGTACGGGTGATGTTCTCTCCGGCCAGCTCGCCCCCCTCAACTCCGCCACCGATCTGGTCTCCATCACCATCGGCGGCAACGACGCCGGCTTCTCCGACGTGATGACCACCTGTGTCCTCCAGTCGGAGGCCACCTGCATCAACCGCATCAACCAGGCCCGCTCGTACGTCAACACGACCCTGCCCGGACAACTCGACTCCGTGTACACGGCCATCAGCTCCCGGGCCCCTTCGGCCCAGGTCGTCGTCCTCGGCTACCCCCGCTTCTACAAGCTGGGCGGCAGCTGCCTCGCCGGCCTCAGCGAGAACGAACGGTCCGCGATCAACTCGGCCGCCGACTACCTCAACGCCGCCATCGCGAAGCGCGCAGCGAACCACGGCTACGACTTCGCCGACGTCGTCCCCGCCTTCACCGGACACGAGATCTGCTCCGGCTCGGCGTGGCTGCACAGCGTGAACTGGCTCAACATCGGCGAGTCGTACCACCCCACCGCCGCCGGGCAGTCCGGCGGCTATCTGCCCAGCTTCACCTCGCGCGTGTGA